One Streptomyces sp. RPA4-2 genomic window carries:
- a CDS encoding DUF3817 domain-containing protein produces MKKSVLTRYRVMAYVTGVLLVLLTLGVIAKYVLDMNGAVDFTRVVAIAHGWLYVVYLVFAFDLGAKAKWPVGKQLWVLLAGTIPTAAFFVERKVSRELESRITDDSPVVAKA; encoded by the coding sequence ATGAAGAAGAGCGTGCTGACCCGCTACCGCGTGATGGCCTACGTCACCGGTGTGCTGCTGGTCCTGCTGACCCTCGGTGTGATCGCCAAGTACGTGCTCGACATGAACGGTGCCGTGGACTTCACCCGCGTCGTCGCCATCGCGCACGGCTGGCTCTACGTCGTCTACCTCGTGTTCGCCTTCGACCTGGGCGCCAAGGCGAAGTGGCCGGTCGGCAAGCAGCTGTGGGTGCTGCTGGCCGGGACGATCCCGACGGCGGCGTTCTTCGTGGAGCGCAAGGTCAGCCGCGAGCTGGAGTCGAGGATCACAGACGACTCCCCCGTGGTCGCCAAGGCCTAG
- a CDS encoding response regulator transcription factor produces MRLLIVEDEKRLALSLAKGLRAEGYAVDVVHDGAEGLHRASEGAYDLVVLDIMLPGMNGYRVCAALRAAGHDVPILMLTAKDGEYDEAEGLDTGADDYLTKPFAYVVLVARVKALLRRGRSAHPPVRVLGELTVDTAARRVFRGADEVALTAKEFSVLEQLVLRAGQVVSKAEILEHVWDFAYDGDPNIVEVYVSTLRRKLGAAFIRTVRGAGYRLEAR; encoded by the coding sequence ATGCGCCTGTTGATCGTGGAGGACGAGAAGCGGCTGGCCCTGTCGCTCGCCAAGGGACTGAGGGCCGAGGGGTACGCCGTGGACGTCGTCCACGACGGAGCCGAGGGACTGCATCGGGCGAGCGAGGGCGCCTACGACCTCGTCGTCCTCGACATCATGCTGCCCGGCATGAACGGCTATCGCGTCTGCGCCGCACTGCGCGCCGCCGGACACGACGTGCCGATCCTCATGCTCACCGCGAAGGACGGCGAGTACGACGAGGCGGAGGGGCTGGACACCGGCGCCGACGACTATCTGACCAAGCCGTTCGCGTACGTGGTGCTGGTGGCCCGGGTGAAGGCGCTGCTGCGGCGCGGGCGGTCCGCCCACCCGCCGGTGCGGGTCCTGGGCGAGCTGACGGTCGACACCGCGGCCCGGCGCGTCTTCCGCGGCGCGGACGAGGTCGCCCTCACGGCGAAGGAGTTCTCGGTCCTGGAGCAGCTCGTGCTGCGGGCCGGACAGGTCGTCTCGAAGGCCGAGATCCTCGAACACGTCTGGGACTTCGCCTACGACGGGGACCCGAACATAGTCGAGGTCTACGTGAGCACCCTGCGGCGCAAGCTCGGGGCGGCGTTCATCCGGACCGTGCGCGGGGCCGGCTACCGGCTGGAAGCGCGATGA
- a CDS encoding AIM24 family protein produces MSAYGTPGGPTVHDPMTLPVDDNVNKYTFCVELKGSQWFLQKGKMIAYYGSMEFNGVGHGRLDRLVRTSFHSPLHASDWVVADGSGKMLLADRAFDVNSYDLDDGNLTIRSGNLLAFQPSLALKQSIVPGFLTLIGTGKFVAASNGPVVFMEPPIRVDPQALVGWADCPSPCHHYDHGYMTGVMGGLRALTGLGGASGEEHQFEFVGAGTVLLQSTEILMAERATGAVPHEPGVPGAGGTPGHQGQYGQQAATPRLPGQLGDLQRRFGL; encoded by the coding sequence GTGAGCGCGTACGGGACTCCCGGTGGCCCCACGGTCCACGACCCCATGACGTTGCCCGTCGACGACAACGTCAACAAGTACACCTTCTGCGTGGAGCTCAAGGGGAGCCAGTGGTTCCTGCAGAAGGGCAAGATGATCGCCTACTACGGGTCGATGGAGTTCAACGGCGTCGGACACGGCCGACTCGACCGACTTGTCCGTACGTCGTTCCATTCGCCTCTGCACGCGAGCGACTGGGTCGTGGCGGACGGTTCGGGCAAGATGCTCCTCGCCGACCGGGCCTTCGACGTGAATTCGTATGACCTGGACGACGGCAACCTGACCATTCGCTCGGGCAACCTGCTCGCTTTTCAGCCAAGTCTCGCTCTCAAGCAGTCGATCGTGCCGGGCTTTCTGACACTCATCGGAACCGGCAAGTTCGTGGCGGCATCAAACGGTCCGGTGGTGTTCATGGAACCCCCGATCCGGGTGGACCCGCAGGCGCTGGTGGGCTGGGCCGACTGCCCGTCCCCGTGTCATCACTACGACCACGGGTACATGACGGGCGTCATGGGCGGCCTACGTGCACTGACAGGCCTGGGCGGGGCCTCCGGAGAGGAGCATCAGTTCGAGTTCGTAGGAGCCGGCACCGTGCTGCTCCAGTCCACGGAGATCCTGATGGCCGAGCGGGCCACCGGGGCCGTTCCGCACGAGCCGGGAGTGCCCGGCGCCGGCGGCACACCCGGCCACCAGGGCCAGTACGGTCAGCAGGCCGCGACACCGCGCCTTCCCGGACAGCTCGGAGACCTCCAGCGTCGCTTCGGGCTGTGA
- a CDS encoding cell wall metabolism sensor histidine kinase WalK, protein MSRLFGSVRAKATLGATVVVAIALVAAGAAVLLSLRANLNGQAGTEAERSAREVAADLSGGASYDRLRLDDDQRPVQVVDGKGVLVAASENLRRISGTGTGAVKPRAQRTAAPGSDGDAADDHGGGKGGDDKGGDGKGGGDDKGGDGRGKDGRGRGTGADDDYSLEPGRIGAEVNFGEGSATLGGDTADYRFAAVEVSVKSKGALTVYAGAPLSAEQGAVRTALTVMLTGLPLLLAVVAAVTWRVTRRALRPVEGIRSEMAAITASEDLARRVPVPDTQDEVAGLARTTNETLAALETSVERQRRFVADASHELRSPIASLRTQLEVGAAHPELLDVTGAVEDTVRLQRLAADLLLLARLDAGERPAGTRFDLAGLAREEVSRRPGVTVEGASAEVVGSRGQMARLLGNLLDNARRHARSRVAVTLRAEGPWAVLEVADDGAGVPAAERERIFERFVRLDEARGRDDGGAGLGLAIARDVALRHGGTLTVGEARGGGALFTLRLPGHA, encoded by the coding sequence ATGAGCCGGCTCTTCGGATCCGTCCGGGCCAAGGCCACGCTCGGCGCGACCGTCGTGGTGGCCATCGCGCTGGTGGCCGCGGGCGCCGCCGTCCTGCTGTCCCTCCGTGCCAACCTGAACGGCCAGGCCGGCACGGAGGCGGAGCGCAGCGCCCGCGAGGTCGCGGCCGACCTGTCCGGCGGGGCGTCCTACGACCGGCTGCGGCTGGACGACGACCAGCGTCCCGTCCAGGTGGTCGACGGGAAGGGCGTACTGGTCGCCGCCAGCGAGAACCTGCGGCGGATCAGCGGCACGGGGACCGGCGCGGTGAAGCCGCGGGCCCAGCGGACGGCCGCCCCGGGGAGCGACGGCGACGCGGCGGACGACCACGGCGGCGGCAAGGGCGGCGACGACAAGGGTGGCGACGGCAAGGGTGGTGGCGACGACAAGGGTGGCGACGGCCGGGGGAAGGACGGCCGGGGCCGCGGCACGGGTGCGGACGACGACTACTCTCTCGAACCCGGCCGGATCGGCGCCGAGGTGAACTTCGGCGAGGGCTCCGCCACGCTCGGCGGGGACACGGCGGACTACCGGTTCGCCGCCGTCGAGGTGAGTGTCAAGAGCAAGGGCGCGCTGACCGTGTACGCGGGCGCGCCGCTCTCCGCCGAACAGGGCGCCGTACGCACGGCCCTGACGGTCATGCTGACCGGTCTCCCGCTGCTGCTGGCCGTGGTGGCCGCCGTGACCTGGCGGGTCACCCGGCGCGCGCTGCGGCCCGTCGAGGGCATCCGCAGCGAGATGGCCGCGATCACGGCCTCCGAGGACCTCGCACGGCGCGTGCCCGTGCCGGACACCCAGGACGAGGTCGCGGGTCTGGCGCGGACCACCAACGAGACGCTGGCCGCGCTGGAGACGTCCGTCGAGCGGCAGCGCCGGTTCGTCGCCGACGCCTCGCACGAACTGCGCAGCCCCATCGCCTCCCTGCGCACCCAGCTCGAAGTGGGCGCCGCGCACCCGGAACTGCTGGATGTGACCGGGGCCGTCGAGGACACCGTACGGCTGCAGCGGCTCGCCGCCGATCTGCTGCTGCTCGCCCGGCTGGACGCGGGGGAGCGGCCCGCGGGCACCCGGTTCGACCTGGCGGGGCTGGCCCGGGAGGAGGTGTCCAGGCGCCCGGGGGTGACGGTGGAGGGCGCGAGCGCCGAAGTCGTCGGATCCCGGGGGCAGATGGCGCGACTGCTCGGCAATCTGCTGGACAACGCCCGCCGGCATGCGCGCAGCCGGGTCGCGGTCACCCTGCGGGCCGAGGGCCCGTGGGCCGTTCTGGAGGTCGCCGACGACGGGGCCGGTGTCCCCGCCGCCGAACGCGAGAGGATCTTCGAGCGGTTCGTACGGCTCGACGAGGCCCGCGGCCGGGACGACGGCGGGGCCGGTCTGGGCCTCGCCATCGCCCGCGACGTGGCACTGCGCCACGGCGGCACACTCACCGTCGGCGAAGCCCGGGGAGGCGGAGCGCTGTTCACGCTCCGGCTGCCCGGCCACGCCTGA
- a CDS encoding MTH1187 family thiamine-binding protein — MIVAFSVTPLGVGEDVGEYVADAVRVVRASGLPNRTDAMFTSVEGEWDEVMDVVKRAVAAVEARAPRVSVVLKADIRPGVTDGLTSKVETVERHLSA; from the coding sequence GTGATCGTCGCCTTCTCCGTGACGCCGCTCGGTGTCGGCGAGGACGTGGGGGAGTACGTCGCCGACGCCGTACGGGTCGTGCGCGCGTCCGGACTGCCGAACCGCACCGACGCCATGTTCACCTCCGTCGAGGGGGAGTGGGACGAGGTGATGGACGTGGTCAAGCGTGCCGTCGCCGCCGTCGAGGCCCGCGCGCCGCGCGTCTCCGTCGTCCTCAAGGCGGACATCCGCCCCGGGGTCACGGACGGTCTGACCTCGAAGGTCGAGACCGTCGAGCGGCACCTGTCCGCCTGA
- a CDS encoding DUF3817 domain-containing protein has product MDIKTATALRRLRLVSAPEAVSFLLLLVCSVLKRTTDFNAVPVMGAIHGVLFILYVIFWADAWNRARWSAGTGILYFVLSVLPTGGFFAERKLRRETEDAVIASRARREGVVGSS; this is encoded by the coding sequence GTGGACATAAAGACCGCCACCGCCCTCCGCCGCCTCCGCCTGGTCTCGGCCCCCGAGGCCGTCTCCTTCCTGCTGCTGCTCGTCTGCTCGGTGCTGAAGCGGACCACGGACTTCAACGCGGTGCCCGTCATGGGCGCGATCCACGGTGTGCTCTTCATCCTCTACGTGATCTTCTGGGCGGACGCCTGGAACCGCGCCCGGTGGAGCGCCGGGACCGGCATCCTCTACTTCGTCCTCTCCGTGCTGCCCACCGGCGGGTTCTTCGCCGAGCGCAAGCTGCGGCGCGAGACCGAGGACGCGGTCATCGCCTCCCGCGCCCGCCGCGAGGGAGTCGTGGGGTCGTCGTGA
- a CDS encoding MarR family winged helix-turn-helix transcriptional regulator: METETATRWLTDAEQCAWRTHLEVNRLLTYQLERDLQPFGLTMNDYEILVNLSESEGVRLRMSDLAAATLQSKSRLSHQITRMENADLVRRENCESDRRGLYAVLTDHGLETMRKVAPHHVASVRRHFMDLVSPEALEQLHKSLQPIAEHLRGQRGKP; the protein is encoded by the coding sequence ATGGAGACCGAGACGGCCACGCGCTGGCTGACCGATGCGGAGCAGTGCGCCTGGCGCACCCACCTGGAGGTCAACAGGCTGTTGACGTACCAGCTCGAGAGGGACCTGCAGCCGTTCGGGCTGACGATGAACGACTACGAGATCCTGGTGAACCTCTCCGAGTCGGAGGGCGTCCGGCTGCGGATGAGCGACCTCGCGGCCGCCACCCTCCAGTCGAAGAGCCGCCTCTCGCACCAGATCACCCGCATGGAGAACGCGGACCTGGTCAGGCGGGAGAACTGCGAGTCCGACCGCCGGGGTCTGTACGCCGTCCTCACCGATCACGGCCTGGAGACGATGAGGAAGGTCGCCCCGCACCATGTGGCGTCCGTCCGCAGGCACTTCATGGACCTGGTGTCCCCCGAGGCCCTGGAGCAGCTGCACAAGTCGCTGCAGCCGATCGCGGAACACCTGCGGGGACAACGCGGCAAACCGTGA
- a CDS encoding AIM24 family protein — protein sequence MFRLQGSKVLAVDMTGDAVKAKNGSMVAYDGQMAFKKLSGGGDGIRGMVTRRLTGEQMTVMEVKGHGTCWFADRASEINLVSLRGDTLYVESSNLLATDAGLRTGTSFTGLRGASQGNGLFTTTVEGHGQAAIMSDGPAVVLRVSSQYPLTVDPGAYIAHQGNVRQSFQAGVTFRTFMGEGGGEAFQIRFEGDGLVYVQPSERNTIAGDL from the coding sequence ATGTTCCGACTTCAAGGCAGCAAGGTGCTGGCCGTCGACATGACCGGGGACGCCGTGAAGGCGAAGAACGGCTCGATGGTCGCGTACGACGGTCAGATGGCCTTCAAGAAGCTGAGCGGTGGCGGTGACGGGATCCGCGGGATGGTGACGCGGCGCCTGACCGGCGAGCAGATGACGGTGATGGAGGTGAAGGGGCACGGGACCTGCTGGTTCGCGGACCGGGCGAGCGAGATCAACCTGGTGAGCCTGCGGGGCGACACGCTGTACGTCGAGTCCAGCAATCTCCTCGCGACCGACGCCGGGCTGCGCACGGGCACGTCCTTCACGGGACTGCGCGGCGCCTCCCAGGGCAACGGTCTGTTCACGACCACCGTCGAGGGCCACGGCCAGGCGGCGATCATGTCCGACGGGCCGGCGGTGGTGCTGCGCGTCAGCTCCCAGTACCCGCTGACGGTGGACCCGGGCGCGTACATCGCGCACCAGGGCAACGTCAGGCAGTCCTTCCAGGCCGGTGTGACGTTCCGCACATTCATGGGCGAGGGCGGCGGCGAGGCCTTCCAGATCCGCTTCGAGGGCGACGGTCTGGTCTACGTGCAGCCCAGTGAGCGCAACACGATCGCGGGGGACCTGTGA
- a CDS encoding AIM24 family protein yields the protein MPFREVNSKMIEATVLPGQRLFSQRGAMLAYKGEVSFTPNIQGGQGGVMSMLGRRVAGEATPLMTVEGSGTVLFGHGGHHIQVISLTGDTLYVEADRLLAFDGTLQQGTMFLGSQGGVMGMVRGQVTGQGLFTTTLKGHGAVAVMAHGGVIEVPITPQRPVHVDPQAYVAHHGDVRNKLSTALGWRDMVGRGSGEAFQLELSGSGAVYVQASEEKL from the coding sequence ATGCCGTTCCGCGAAGTGAACTCCAAGATGATCGAGGCGACGGTCCTGCCGGGCCAGCGCCTGTTCAGTCAGCGCGGCGCGATGCTCGCCTACAAGGGCGAGGTGTCCTTCACGCCCAACATCCAGGGCGGCCAGGGCGGCGTCATGTCGATGCTCGGCCGCCGGGTCGCGGGCGAGGCCACCCCGCTGATGACCGTCGAGGGCAGCGGCACGGTCCTGTTCGGGCACGGCGGCCATCACATCCAGGTGATCAGCCTGACGGGCGACACGCTCTACGTCGAGGCGGACCGGCTACTGGCCTTCGACGGCACGCTCCAGCAGGGCACGATGTTCCTGGGCTCGCAGGGCGGGGTCATGGGCATGGTCCGCGGCCAGGTGACGGGCCAGGGCCTGTTCACCACGACCCTCAAGGGGCACGGCGCGGTCGCCGTGATGGCGCACGGCGGGGTCATCGAGGTGCCGATCACCCCGCAGCGCCCGGTCCACGTCGACCCGCAGGCGTACGTGGCGCACCACGGCGACGTACGCAACAAGCTGTCCACGGCGCTCGGCTGGCGCGACATGGTGGGCCGCGGCTCGGGCGAGGCGTTCCAGCTGGAGCTGAGCGGCAGTGGTGCGGTGTACGTCCAGGCCTCGGAGGAGAAGCTGTGA
- a CDS encoding MarR family winged helix-turn-helix transcriptional regulator, giving the protein MPKPLSLAFDPIARADELWQQRWGAVPSMAAITSIMRAHQILLAEVDAVVKPYGLTFARYEALVLLTFSKAGELPMSKIGERLMVHPTSVTNTVDRLVRSGLVDKRPNPNDGRGTLASITDKGREVCDAATRDLMEMDFGLGVYDSEECGEIFAMLRPLRVSAHDFDDE; this is encoded by the coding sequence GTGCCGAAGCCGCTCAGCCTTGCCTTCGATCCCATCGCCCGCGCCGACGAACTGTGGCAACAGCGCTGGGGAGCCGTGCCGTCCATGGCCGCGATCACCTCGATCATGCGCGCACACCAGATCCTCCTCGCCGAGGTCGACGCGGTCGTCAAGCCGTACGGACTGACCTTCGCGCGCTACGAGGCCCTGGTGCTGCTCACCTTCTCCAAGGCCGGCGAGCTGCCGATGTCCAAGATCGGCGAGCGGCTGATGGTGCACCCCACCTCCGTCACGAACACCGTGGACCGTCTGGTGCGGTCCGGGCTCGTCGACAAGCGCCCCAACCCCAACGACGGGCGCGGCACGCTCGCCTCCATCACCGACAAGGGCCGCGAGGTCTGCGACGCGGCGACCCGCGACCTGATGGAGATGGACTTCGGGCTCGGGGTGTACGACTCCGAGGAGTGCGGGGAGATCTTCGCGATGCTGCGGCCGCTGAGGGTCTCGGCGCACGACTTCGACGACGAGTAG